A genomic region of Eucalyptus grandis isolate ANBG69807.140 chromosome 5, ASM1654582v1, whole genome shotgun sequence contains the following coding sequences:
- the LOC104443820 gene encoding uncharacterized protein LOC104443820 isoform X1, with protein sequence MSWDLMNVPELLPGRLHKKLLADARHSGSLHDHDDVRMKGRPKSLHMSNKKSQVAGDEQDYTTSVVKFRDERANKTRQKERLLNKQLKRENAEAKQDEKRFPKTPRHSSKSLGKTHRRHRQNDSNTGSPRKLPHPMLVDGPSQSTFRGLFCHQVHPRGRGEIGCRGISVAKKEELKKKNVQSLHRNKVAEALVNQKFVNGGHFGNDQTDRKSKQFSEALYMLNSNKQLFSKLLDDPNSVLVKHIQELRDSQGKEQKCERTIDPRIQEKSTGMLSWKKVKSWGKLLPKRSSEELFSIVVLRPGPQSAGNIEKTCSSSQTNNSIRNEIPTVRQSHFPFQGLRRKMRNATELSRANKGLTSKFLVDFEKKGNAGEHDGLCAKIGHESATTAGGAHTENDRDNKEGNFNMAETRTHLSKPLSKDLCKKVINEQFINTTMRSLSLPEEGLLSFLSSGRTEEEGFFAAQTRFNSHSSYLNNQNRLGNHKENENNVPSPPRPNDEVPMLNDHTCRNPDDPFNHAKANPEIQEELLETETHEIAPFPVDSGSEGISVPCELSQAPSNQVHLGIAEVSVIAETTNNMLPNSVNPFKEPAALNNRLYCCANQSTSASATIDHHKGECLRCFKLDSPLQNQPEFSSVGDSLIRSINAQNSDNVITSRTTVSFDRAVSELADLPSRSPEIALVTSPLDSKFSTNKADELRLTSEYVRSLLTASGLKWDELLMKFPESEQFLPPSLFSAIEMQPDQSGIDHTLLFDYVDEILQEVAYEWYFRFLRLDTKMAPPDENVAHEAIKWVDWNLVCQTRLHTLEQLVEEDFTKPRVWVDTRKDAEGIVNRMVESILEDIIEEVE encoded by the exons ATGTCTTGGGATTTGATGAACGTTCCTGAGCTTCTCCCTGGTCGGTTACATAAGAAGCTGCTTGCAGATGCGAGGCATTCGGGTAGTCTGCATGACCATG ATGATGTTCGTATGAAAGGGAGACCTAAATCACTTCACATGTCGAACAAGAAGAGCCAAGTTGCTGGG GATGAACAGGATTACACAACTTCAGTTGTCAAGTTCAGAGATGAACGTGCAAATAAAACGAGGCAAAAGGAGAGGCTCCTGAACAAGCagttgaagagagagaatgCTGAAGCAAAACAGGATGAAAAACGTTTTCCCAAGACTCCACGTCACTCATCCAAAAGCCTAGGGAAGACACACCGCAGGCATCGACAAAATGATTCAAATACAGGTTCTCCACGGAAACTTCCCCATCCTATGTTAGTGGATGGACCTTCTCAGTCGACATTCAGAGGACTATTTTGCCATCAGGTACATCCCAGAGGCAGAGGAGAGATTGGCTGTAGAGGCATCAGCgtggcaaaaaaagaagaattgaagaagaagaatgtcCAATCCCTTCATAGGAACAAAGTGGCGGAGGCACTTGTAAATCAGAAGTTTGTCAATGGTGGCCACTTTGGTAATGATCAGACAGACCGTAAGTCTAAGCAATTCTCAGAAGCATTGTACATGCTGAATTCCAACAAACAATTGTTCTCTAAACTCCTGGATGACCCAAACTCTGTATTAGTGAAGCACATTCAAGAATTGCGGGACTCTCAGGGGAAAGAGCAAAAGTGTGAAAGAACTATTGATCCAAGGATTCAAGAGAAAAGTACAGGTATGCTTTCCTGGAAGAAGGTCAAGAGCTGGGGAAAACTCCTTCCCAAGAGAAGCAGTGAGGAGCTTTTTTCAATAGTGGTTTTAAGGCCTGGACCACAAAGTGCAGGCAACATCGAGAAAACCTGCTCCTCTTCGCAAACAAACAATAGCATAAGAAATGAAATCCCGACTGTTAGACAGTCGCACTTCCCGTTTCAAGGtttgagaaggaaaatgaggaaTGCGACTGAGCTAAGCAGAGCAAATAAGGGACTGacttctaaatttttagttgattttgaGAAGAAAGGTAATGCAGGTGAGCACGATGGTCTCTGCGCGAAAATCGGACATGAATCTGCTACAACAGCTGGAGGTGCTCATACAGAAAATGACAGAGATAACAAGGAAGGAAACTTCAATATGGCTGAAACTAGGACGCATCTCTCTAAGCCATTAAGTAAAGATCTGTGTAAAAAAGTTATTAATGAGCAGTTCATTAACACTACAATGAGGTCACTCTCTTTGCCTGAGGAAGGCTTGTTGTCCTTCCTCAGTTCTGGGAGAACAGAAGAAGAGGGGTTTTTTGCTGCACAGACGAGGTTCAACTCCCACAGCAGCTATCTAAACAATCAGAACAGACTTGGGAATcacaaggaaaatgaaaataatgttCCGAGTCCACCAAGGCCAAACGATGAGGTCCCTATGCTGAATGATCATACTTGCAGGAATCCTGATGATCCGTTTAATCATGCAAaagcaaacccagaaattcAAGAGGAACTTCTTGAGACTGAAACGCATGAAATTGCCCCTTTCCCTGTGGATTCAGGCTCCGAAGGTATATCTGTACCTTGCGAGCTTAGTCAAGCTCCTTCTAACCAGGTGCACCTTGGCATTGCTGAAGTATCTGTTATTGCAGAAACAACAAATAATATGCTCCCAAATAGTGTCAATCCTTTCAAAGAACCTGCAGCATTGAATAACAGGCTATATTGTTGTGCTAATCAGAGCACCAGTGCAAGCGCAACAATTGACCACCACAAAGGAGAATGCTTACGTTGCTTTAAATTG GATTCACCTCTACAAAATCAACCGGAATTTTCATCTGTGGGTGATTCCTTAATAAGATCTATAAATGCCCAGAACTCAGATAATGTGATTACTTCCAGAACTACTGTGAGCTTCGATAGAGCCGTATCTGAACTTG CTGATTTACCGTCAAGGTCACCTGAAATTGCTTTAGTGACGTCCCCATTAGACTCCAAATTTTCTACCAATAAGGCTGATGAGCTCAGACTCACATCTGAGTATGTGAGGTCACTTTTGACAGCTTCGGGTTTGAAGTGGGATGAACTCCTGATGAAGTTCCCTGAGTCGGAGCAATTTCTTCCACCATCTTTATTTAGTGCAATAGAGATGCAGCCAGATCAGTCTGGCATCGATCACACACTCCTCTTTGATTATGTTGATGAAATCCTCCAAGAAGTTGCATACGAGTGGTATTTCAGATTTCTCAGACTGGATACCAAAATGGCTCCACCAGATGAAAATGTGGCTCATGAGGCGATcaaatgggtagattggaaccTTGTCTGCCAAACGAGGTTACATACTTTGGAGCAGCTCGTTGAAGAGGACTTCACAAAGCCTCGAGTTTGGGTGGATACTCGAAAGGATGCTGAAGGCATTGTGAACAGGATGGTAGAGAGCATCCTAGAGGATATAATAGAGGAGGTGGAGTAG
- the LOC104443820 gene encoding uncharacterized protein LOC104443820 isoform X3: protein MKGRPKSLHMSNKKSQVAGDEQDYTTSVVKFRDERANKTRQKERLLNKQLKRENAEAKQDEKRFPKTPRHSSKSLGKTHRRHRQNDSNTGSPRKLPHPMLVDGPSQSTFRGLFCHQVHPRGRGEIGCRGISVAKKEELKKKNVQSLHRNKVAEALVNQKFVNGGHFGNDQTDRKSKQFSEALYMLNSNKQLFSKLLDDPNSVLVKHIQELRDSQGKEQKCERTIDPRIQEKSTGMLSWKKVKSWGKLLPKRSSEELFSIVVLRPGPQSAGNIEKTCSSSQTNNSIRNEIPTVRQSHFPFQGLRRKMRNATELSRANKGLTSKFLVDFEKKGNAGEHDGLCAKIGHESATTAGGAHTENDRDNKEGNFNMAETRTHLSKPLSKDLCKKVINEQFINTTMRSLSLPEEGLLSFLSSGRTEEEGFFAAQTRFNSHSSYLNNQNRLGNHKENENNVPSPPRPNDEVPMLNDHTCRNPDDPFNHAKANPEIQEELLETETHEIAPFPVDSGSEGISVPCELSQAPSNQVHLGIAEVSVIAETTNNMLPNSVNPFKEPAALNNRLYCCANQSTSASATIDHHKGECLRCFKLDSPLQNQPEFSSVGDSLIRSINAQNSDNVITSRTTVSFDRAVSELADLPSRSPEIALVTSPLDSKFSTNKADELRLTSEYVRSLLTASGLKWDELLMKFPESEQFLPPSLFSAIEMQPDQSGIDHTLLFDYVDEILQEVAYEWYFRFLRLDTKMAPPDENVAHEAIKWVDWNLVCQTRLHTLEQLVEEDFTKPRVWVDTRKDAEGIVNRMVESILEDIIEEVE, encoded by the exons ATGAAAGGGAGACCTAAATCACTTCACATGTCGAACAAGAAGAGCCAAGTTGCTGGG GATGAACAGGATTACACAACTTCAGTTGTCAAGTTCAGAGATGAACGTGCAAATAAAACGAGGCAAAAGGAGAGGCTCCTGAACAAGCagttgaagagagagaatgCTGAAGCAAAACAGGATGAAAAACGTTTTCCCAAGACTCCACGTCACTCATCCAAAAGCCTAGGGAAGACACACCGCAGGCATCGACAAAATGATTCAAATACAGGTTCTCCACGGAAACTTCCCCATCCTATGTTAGTGGATGGACCTTCTCAGTCGACATTCAGAGGACTATTTTGCCATCAGGTACATCCCAGAGGCAGAGGAGAGATTGGCTGTAGAGGCATCAGCgtggcaaaaaaagaagaattgaagaagaagaatgtcCAATCCCTTCATAGGAACAAAGTGGCGGAGGCACTTGTAAATCAGAAGTTTGTCAATGGTGGCCACTTTGGTAATGATCAGACAGACCGTAAGTCTAAGCAATTCTCAGAAGCATTGTACATGCTGAATTCCAACAAACAATTGTTCTCTAAACTCCTGGATGACCCAAACTCTGTATTAGTGAAGCACATTCAAGAATTGCGGGACTCTCAGGGGAAAGAGCAAAAGTGTGAAAGAACTATTGATCCAAGGATTCAAGAGAAAAGTACAGGTATGCTTTCCTGGAAGAAGGTCAAGAGCTGGGGAAAACTCCTTCCCAAGAGAAGCAGTGAGGAGCTTTTTTCAATAGTGGTTTTAAGGCCTGGACCACAAAGTGCAGGCAACATCGAGAAAACCTGCTCCTCTTCGCAAACAAACAATAGCATAAGAAATGAAATCCCGACTGTTAGACAGTCGCACTTCCCGTTTCAAGGtttgagaaggaaaatgaggaaTGCGACTGAGCTAAGCAGAGCAAATAAGGGACTGacttctaaatttttagttgattttgaGAAGAAAGGTAATGCAGGTGAGCACGATGGTCTCTGCGCGAAAATCGGACATGAATCTGCTACAACAGCTGGAGGTGCTCATACAGAAAATGACAGAGATAACAAGGAAGGAAACTTCAATATGGCTGAAACTAGGACGCATCTCTCTAAGCCATTAAGTAAAGATCTGTGTAAAAAAGTTATTAATGAGCAGTTCATTAACACTACAATGAGGTCACTCTCTTTGCCTGAGGAAGGCTTGTTGTCCTTCCTCAGTTCTGGGAGAACAGAAGAAGAGGGGTTTTTTGCTGCACAGACGAGGTTCAACTCCCACAGCAGCTATCTAAACAATCAGAACAGACTTGGGAATcacaaggaaaatgaaaataatgttCCGAGTCCACCAAGGCCAAACGATGAGGTCCCTATGCTGAATGATCATACTTGCAGGAATCCTGATGATCCGTTTAATCATGCAAaagcaaacccagaaattcAAGAGGAACTTCTTGAGACTGAAACGCATGAAATTGCCCCTTTCCCTGTGGATTCAGGCTCCGAAGGTATATCTGTACCTTGCGAGCTTAGTCAAGCTCCTTCTAACCAGGTGCACCTTGGCATTGCTGAAGTATCTGTTATTGCAGAAACAACAAATAATATGCTCCCAAATAGTGTCAATCCTTTCAAAGAACCTGCAGCATTGAATAACAGGCTATATTGTTGTGCTAATCAGAGCACCAGTGCAAGCGCAACAATTGACCACCACAAAGGAGAATGCTTACGTTGCTTTAAATTG GATTCACCTCTACAAAATCAACCGGAATTTTCATCTGTGGGTGATTCCTTAATAAGATCTATAAATGCCCAGAACTCAGATAATGTGATTACTTCCAGAACTACTGTGAGCTTCGATAGAGCCGTATCTGAACTTG CTGATTTACCGTCAAGGTCACCTGAAATTGCTTTAGTGACGTCCCCATTAGACTCCAAATTTTCTACCAATAAGGCTGATGAGCTCAGACTCACATCTGAGTATGTGAGGTCACTTTTGACAGCTTCGGGTTTGAAGTGGGATGAACTCCTGATGAAGTTCCCTGAGTCGGAGCAATTTCTTCCACCATCTTTATTTAGTGCAATAGAGATGCAGCCAGATCAGTCTGGCATCGATCACACACTCCTCTTTGATTATGTTGATGAAATCCTCCAAGAAGTTGCATACGAGTGGTATTTCAGATTTCTCAGACTGGATACCAAAATGGCTCCACCAGATGAAAATGTGGCTCATGAGGCGATcaaatgggtagattggaaccTTGTCTGCCAAACGAGGTTACATACTTTGGAGCAGCTCGTTGAAGAGGACTTCACAAAGCCTCGAGTTTGGGTGGATACTCGAAAGGATGCTGAAGGCATTGTGAACAGGATGGTAGAGAGCATCCTAGAGGATATAATAGAGGAGGTGGAGTAG
- the LOC104443820 gene encoding uncharacterized protein LOC104443820 isoform X4: protein MIQIQVHPRGRGEIGCRGISVAKKEELKKKNVQSLHRNKVAEALVNQKFVNGGHFGNDQTDRKSKQFSEALYMLNSNKQLFSKLLDDPNSVLVKHIQELRDSQGKEQKCERTIDPRIQEKSTGMLSWKKVKSWGKLLPKRSSEELFSIVVLRPGPQSAGNIEKTCSSSQTNNSIRNEIPTVRQSHFPFQGLRRKMRNATELSRANKGLTSKFLVDFEKKGNAGEHDGLCAKIGHESATTAGGAHTENDRDNKEGNFNMAETRTHLSKPLSKDLCKKVINEQFINTTMRSLSLPEEGLLSFLSSGRTEEEGFFAAQTRFNSHSSYLNNQNRLGNHKENENNVPSPPRPNDEVPMLNDHTCRNPDDPFNHAKANPEIQEELLETETHEIAPFPVDSGSEGISVPCELSQAPSNQVHLGIAEVSVIAETTNNMLPNSVNPFKEPAALNNRLYCCANQSTSASATIDHHKGECLRCFKLDSPLQNQPEFSSVGDSLIRSINAQNSDNVITSRTTVSFDRAVSELADLPSRSPEIALVTSPLDSKFSTNKADELRLTSEYVRSLLTASGLKWDELLMKFPESEQFLPPSLFSAIEMQPDQSGIDHTLLFDYVDEILQEVAYEWYFRFLRLDTKMAPPDENVAHEAIKWVDWNLVCQTRLHTLEQLVEEDFTKPRVWVDTRKDAEGIVNRMVESILEDIIEEVE, encoded by the exons ATGATTCAAATACAG GTACATCCCAGAGGCAGAGGAGAGATTGGCTGTAGAGGCATCAGCgtggcaaaaaaagaagaattgaagaagaagaatgtcCAATCCCTTCATAGGAACAAAGTGGCGGAGGCACTTGTAAATCAGAAGTTTGTCAATGGTGGCCACTTTGGTAATGATCAGACAGACCGTAAGTCTAAGCAATTCTCAGAAGCATTGTACATGCTGAATTCCAACAAACAATTGTTCTCTAAACTCCTGGATGACCCAAACTCTGTATTAGTGAAGCACATTCAAGAATTGCGGGACTCTCAGGGGAAAGAGCAAAAGTGTGAAAGAACTATTGATCCAAGGATTCAAGAGAAAAGTACAGGTATGCTTTCCTGGAAGAAGGTCAAGAGCTGGGGAAAACTCCTTCCCAAGAGAAGCAGTGAGGAGCTTTTTTCAATAGTGGTTTTAAGGCCTGGACCACAAAGTGCAGGCAACATCGAGAAAACCTGCTCCTCTTCGCAAACAAACAATAGCATAAGAAATGAAATCCCGACTGTTAGACAGTCGCACTTCCCGTTTCAAGGtttgagaaggaaaatgaggaaTGCGACTGAGCTAAGCAGAGCAAATAAGGGACTGacttctaaatttttagttgattttgaGAAGAAAGGTAATGCAGGTGAGCACGATGGTCTCTGCGCGAAAATCGGACATGAATCTGCTACAACAGCTGGAGGTGCTCATACAGAAAATGACAGAGATAACAAGGAAGGAAACTTCAATATGGCTGAAACTAGGACGCATCTCTCTAAGCCATTAAGTAAAGATCTGTGTAAAAAAGTTATTAATGAGCAGTTCATTAACACTACAATGAGGTCACTCTCTTTGCCTGAGGAAGGCTTGTTGTCCTTCCTCAGTTCTGGGAGAACAGAAGAAGAGGGGTTTTTTGCTGCACAGACGAGGTTCAACTCCCACAGCAGCTATCTAAACAATCAGAACAGACTTGGGAATcacaaggaaaatgaaaataatgttCCGAGTCCACCAAGGCCAAACGATGAGGTCCCTATGCTGAATGATCATACTTGCAGGAATCCTGATGATCCGTTTAATCATGCAAaagcaaacccagaaattcAAGAGGAACTTCTTGAGACTGAAACGCATGAAATTGCCCCTTTCCCTGTGGATTCAGGCTCCGAAGGTATATCTGTACCTTGCGAGCTTAGTCAAGCTCCTTCTAACCAGGTGCACCTTGGCATTGCTGAAGTATCTGTTATTGCAGAAACAACAAATAATATGCTCCCAAATAGTGTCAATCCTTTCAAAGAACCTGCAGCATTGAATAACAGGCTATATTGTTGTGCTAATCAGAGCACCAGTGCAAGCGCAACAATTGACCACCACAAAGGAGAATGCTTACGTTGCTTTAAATTG GATTCACCTCTACAAAATCAACCGGAATTTTCATCTGTGGGTGATTCCTTAATAAGATCTATAAATGCCCAGAACTCAGATAATGTGATTACTTCCAGAACTACTGTGAGCTTCGATAGAGCCGTATCTGAACTTG CTGATTTACCGTCAAGGTCACCTGAAATTGCTTTAGTGACGTCCCCATTAGACTCCAAATTTTCTACCAATAAGGCTGATGAGCTCAGACTCACATCTGAGTATGTGAGGTCACTTTTGACAGCTTCGGGTTTGAAGTGGGATGAACTCCTGATGAAGTTCCCTGAGTCGGAGCAATTTCTTCCACCATCTTTATTTAGTGCAATAGAGATGCAGCCAGATCAGTCTGGCATCGATCACACACTCCTCTTTGATTATGTTGATGAAATCCTCCAAGAAGTTGCATACGAGTGGTATTTCAGATTTCTCAGACTGGATACCAAAATGGCTCCACCAGATGAAAATGTGGCTCATGAGGCGATcaaatgggtagattggaaccTTGTCTGCCAAACGAGGTTACATACTTTGGAGCAGCTCGTTGAAGAGGACTTCACAAAGCCTCGAGTTTGGGTGGATACTCGAAAGGATGCTGAAGGCATTGTGAACAGGATGGTAGAGAGCATCCTAGAGGATATAATAGAGGAGGTGGAGTAG
- the LOC104443820 gene encoding uncharacterized protein LOC104443820 isoform X2, with protein sequence MSWDLMNVPELLPGRLHKKLLADARHSGSLHDHDDVRMKGRPKSLHMSNKKSQVAGDEQDYTTSVVKFRDERANKTRQKERLLNKQLKRENAEAKQDEKRFPKTPRHSSKSLGKTHRRHRQNDSNTGSPRKLPHPMLVDGPSQSTFRGLFCHQVHPRGRGEIGCRGISVAKKEELKKKNVQSLHRNKVAEALVNQKFVNGGHFGNDQTDRKSKQFSEALYMLNSNKQLFSKLLDDPNSVLVKHIQELRDSQGKEQKCERTIDPRIQEKSTGMLSWKKVKSWGKLLPKRSSEELFSIVVLRPGPQSAGNIEKTCSSSQTNNSIRNEIPTVRQSHFPFQGLRRKMRNATELSRANKGLTSKFLVDFEKKGNAGEHDGLCAKIGHESATTAGGAHTENDRDNKEGNFNMAETRTHLSKPLSKDLCKKVINEQFINTTMRSLSLPEEGLLSFLSSGRTEEEGFFAAQTRFNSHSSYLNNQNRLGNHKENENNVPSPPRPNDEVPMLNDHTCRNPDDPFNHAKANPEIQEELLETETHEIAPFPVDSGSEETTNNMLPNSVNPFKEPAALNNRLYCCANQSTSASATIDHHKGECLRCFKLDSPLQNQPEFSSVGDSLIRSINAQNSDNVITSRTTVSFDRAVSELADLPSRSPEIALVTSPLDSKFSTNKADELRLTSEYVRSLLTASGLKWDELLMKFPESEQFLPPSLFSAIEMQPDQSGIDHTLLFDYVDEILQEVAYEWYFRFLRLDTKMAPPDENVAHEAIKWVDWNLVCQTRLHTLEQLVEEDFTKPRVWVDTRKDAEGIVNRMVESILEDIIEEVE encoded by the exons ATGTCTTGGGATTTGATGAACGTTCCTGAGCTTCTCCCTGGTCGGTTACATAAGAAGCTGCTTGCAGATGCGAGGCATTCGGGTAGTCTGCATGACCATG ATGATGTTCGTATGAAAGGGAGACCTAAATCACTTCACATGTCGAACAAGAAGAGCCAAGTTGCTGGG GATGAACAGGATTACACAACTTCAGTTGTCAAGTTCAGAGATGAACGTGCAAATAAAACGAGGCAAAAGGAGAGGCTCCTGAACAAGCagttgaagagagagaatgCTGAAGCAAAACAGGATGAAAAACGTTTTCCCAAGACTCCACGTCACTCATCCAAAAGCCTAGGGAAGACACACCGCAGGCATCGACAAAATGATTCAAATACAGGTTCTCCACGGAAACTTCCCCATCCTATGTTAGTGGATGGACCTTCTCAGTCGACATTCAGAGGACTATTTTGCCATCAGGTACATCCCAGAGGCAGAGGAGAGATTGGCTGTAGAGGCATCAGCgtggcaaaaaaagaagaattgaagaagaagaatgtcCAATCCCTTCATAGGAACAAAGTGGCGGAGGCACTTGTAAATCAGAAGTTTGTCAATGGTGGCCACTTTGGTAATGATCAGACAGACCGTAAGTCTAAGCAATTCTCAGAAGCATTGTACATGCTGAATTCCAACAAACAATTGTTCTCTAAACTCCTGGATGACCCAAACTCTGTATTAGTGAAGCACATTCAAGAATTGCGGGACTCTCAGGGGAAAGAGCAAAAGTGTGAAAGAACTATTGATCCAAGGATTCAAGAGAAAAGTACAGGTATGCTTTCCTGGAAGAAGGTCAAGAGCTGGGGAAAACTCCTTCCCAAGAGAAGCAGTGAGGAGCTTTTTTCAATAGTGGTTTTAAGGCCTGGACCACAAAGTGCAGGCAACATCGAGAAAACCTGCTCCTCTTCGCAAACAAACAATAGCATAAGAAATGAAATCCCGACTGTTAGACAGTCGCACTTCCCGTTTCAAGGtttgagaaggaaaatgaggaaTGCGACTGAGCTAAGCAGAGCAAATAAGGGACTGacttctaaatttttagttgattttgaGAAGAAAGGTAATGCAGGTGAGCACGATGGTCTCTGCGCGAAAATCGGACATGAATCTGCTACAACAGCTGGAGGTGCTCATACAGAAAATGACAGAGATAACAAGGAAGGAAACTTCAATATGGCTGAAACTAGGACGCATCTCTCTAAGCCATTAAGTAAAGATCTGTGTAAAAAAGTTATTAATGAGCAGTTCATTAACACTACAATGAGGTCACTCTCTTTGCCTGAGGAAGGCTTGTTGTCCTTCCTCAGTTCTGGGAGAACAGAAGAAGAGGGGTTTTTTGCTGCACAGACGAGGTTCAACTCCCACAGCAGCTATCTAAACAATCAGAACAGACTTGGGAATcacaaggaaaatgaaaataatgttCCGAGTCCACCAAGGCCAAACGATGAGGTCCCTATGCTGAATGATCATACTTGCAGGAATCCTGATGATCCGTTTAATCATGCAAaagcaaacccagaaattcAAGAGGAACTTCTTGAGACTGAAACGCATGAAATTGCCCCTTTCCCTGTGGATTCAGGCTCCGAAG AAACAACAAATAATATGCTCCCAAATAGTGTCAATCCTTTCAAAGAACCTGCAGCATTGAATAACAGGCTATATTGTTGTGCTAATCAGAGCACCAGTGCAAGCGCAACAATTGACCACCACAAAGGAGAATGCTTACGTTGCTTTAAATTG GATTCACCTCTACAAAATCAACCGGAATTTTCATCTGTGGGTGATTCCTTAATAAGATCTATAAATGCCCAGAACTCAGATAATGTGATTACTTCCAGAACTACTGTGAGCTTCGATAGAGCCGTATCTGAACTTG CTGATTTACCGTCAAGGTCACCTGAAATTGCTTTAGTGACGTCCCCATTAGACTCCAAATTTTCTACCAATAAGGCTGATGAGCTCAGACTCACATCTGAGTATGTGAGGTCACTTTTGACAGCTTCGGGTTTGAAGTGGGATGAACTCCTGATGAAGTTCCCTGAGTCGGAGCAATTTCTTCCACCATCTTTATTTAGTGCAATAGAGATGCAGCCAGATCAGTCTGGCATCGATCACACACTCCTCTTTGATTATGTTGATGAAATCCTCCAAGAAGTTGCATACGAGTGGTATTTCAGATTTCTCAGACTGGATACCAAAATGGCTCCACCAGATGAAAATGTGGCTCATGAGGCGATcaaatgggtagattggaaccTTGTCTGCCAAACGAGGTTACATACTTTGGAGCAGCTCGTTGAAGAGGACTTCACAAAGCCTCGAGTTTGGGTGGATACTCGAAAGGATGCTGAAGGCATTGTGAACAGGATGGTAGAGAGCATCCTAGAGGATATAATAGAGGAGGTGGAGTAG